In the Streptomyces sp. NBC_00193 genome, GAGCGTGCCGCAGGGCTACGGTCCCGCGCCCGCGGCCGAGTCCCGTACGGAACCGGCGCCCGCGCCGCCGCGCAAGAAGCGGCGGACCGGGCTGGTCCTCGGGGCGGTGCTCACCGTGCTGGTCCTGGCCGCGGCCGCGCTGGCCGGCATGGAACTGCTCAAGGACAAGGACAAGGAGGCCTCGAACAATGCCGGCGGGGACCAGCCGACCTCGTCCGCCTCGGCTTCCGTGAGCCCGTCACCGAGTCCGACACCCACGCCGACGCCGACGCCCACACCCAGTGCGACACCGAGCCCGCGCCCGAGCACGGACCCGACGGTCGCGGTCTCGCCGACGCCGCCGGGGCCGAACAGCAAGGAGGCCAGCCTGCTGGCCCTGGAGCCGTTGCGGGGAGGCTTCGGTTCCGCAGAGGCCGCGAAGATGGACACCAAGCGGTTCAACGCGGCCTTCATCGCTTGTCGTGGCACGGCCGAGTACGACATCAACAAGGATTGGGTCGCTCTCGACTTCACCGCCGGGATGGACGATTCATCGTTTGCGAAGAGCGGCCAGATCATCGTCTCCGGGGACGACATCGAGCTGTTCAGCGAATCCGTGGAGCGGGGCAAGCCCGTCACCCGAACGGTGAACGTCACCGGTGTACTGATCTTGCGCGTCGAGTTCCGTGGGTCATGCAGCGACAGCAACAAGGTGGTCATGGCCTCCCCGACCCTGCGGCGCTGACGAGGCTCGCACGCACGGCGGCCCCGCACCGGAGATCCGGTGCGGGGCCGCCGTGTACGTACCGTGTGACTATTCGGAGACGCCCAGGCGCTCCAGGATGAGCTCCTTGACGCGTGCCGCGTCGGCCTGGCCGCGGGTGGTCTTCATGACCGCTCCGACCAGTGCGCCGACGGCGGCGATCTTGCCGCCGCGGATCTTGTCGGCGATGCCCGCGTTGCCCGCGATGGCCTCGTCCACGGCCGCGCCGAGCGCGCCCTCGTCCGAGACGACCTTCAGGCCGCGCTTCTCGACGACCTCGTCCGGGGTGCCCTCGCCGGCGAGGACGCCTTCGAGGACCTGGCGGGCCAGCTTGTCGTTGAGCTCACCGGCCGCCACCAGGGCCGCGACGCGCGCGACCTGGACGGGGGTGATGGGCAGCTCGTCGACGACGACGCCCTGCTCGTTGGCGTTGCGCGCCAGCTCGCCCATCCACCACTTGCGGGCGGCGGTCGAGTCGGCGCCGGCCTCGATGGTGGCGACGATGGAGTCCACCGCACCGGCGTTGAGGATCGACTGCATGTCGTGCTCGGTGACGCCCCACTCCTGGAGGAGGCGGTTGCGGCGCACGCGCGGCATCTCCGGCAGGCCGGAGCGCAGCTCCTCGACCCAGGTGCGGGCCGGGGCGATCGGGACCAGGTCGGGCTCCGGGAAGTACCGGTAGTCCTCGGCGTTGTCCTTGATGCGGCCGGCCGTGGTGGAGCCGTCGTCCTCGTGGAAGTGCCGGGTCTCCTGCACGATCGAGCCGCCGGACGAGAGCACCGCCGCGTGGCGCTGGATCTCGAAACGGGCCGCGCGCTCGACGGAGCGCAGCGAGTTGACGTTCTTCGTCTCGCTGCGGGTGCCGAACTCGGACTCGGGGGTGGGGCGCAGCGACAGGTTGACGTCGCAGCGCATCTGGCCCTTGTCCATGCGGGCCTCGGAGACGCCGAGCGCCTTGATGACCTCGCGCAGCTCGGCGACGTACGCCTTGGCCACCTCGGGGGCGCGCTCGCCGGCGCCCTCGATCGGCTTGGTGACGATCTCGATGAGGGGGATGCCGGCGCGGTTGTAGTCCAGCAGCGAGTGGGACGCGCCGTGGATGCGGCCGGTGGCGCCGCCGACGTGCAGCGACTTGCCGGTGTCCTCCTCCATGTGGGCGCGCTCGATCTCCACGCGGAAGATCTCGCCGTCCTCCAGCTGCACGTCGAGGAAGCCGTTGAAGGCGATCGGCTCGTCGTACTGGGAGGTCTGGAAGTTCTTCGGCATGTCCGGGTAGAAGTAGTTCTTCCGGGCGAAGCGGCACCACTCGGCGATCTCGCAGTTCAGCGCGAGACCGATCTTGATGGCGGACTCGATGCCGATCTCGTTGACGACCGGCAGCGCGCCGGGCAGGCCCAGGCAGACCGGGCAGGTCTGCGAGTTGGGCTCGGCGCCCAGCTCGGTCGAGCAGCCGCAGAACATCTTGGTCTTCGTGCCGAGCTCGACATGGACCTCCAGGCCCATGACGGGGTCGTACGACGCGAGGGCGTCCTCGTACGACAGCAGTTCGGTGACAGTCACAGTGGAAATTCCCTCTCAGCCCAGCAGGACGTCGTCGTCGCCGAGACGCTTCAGTTCGCGGTACAGGATCGCGAGGCCGGTGACGATGGCGGCGGCGGACACGACGGCGTCGATCAGCTTCAGCGTGTCGTGCTCGGTGCGGGCCTTCTTGGCCTGCTTGACCACGCTGAAGGCACCGAAAGCGGTGGTGCCGATCGACAGGTACGTACCGGACTTGGACTTCTTGAAGCCCTTGGCCTTGGACAGCGCATTCGTATGGGAACTCACAGCGACGGAGCCTCCTCAAGCAGCGGGTGGCCCCAGCGCTCGACGAAGGCGGCCTCGACTGCGGCACCCACCTTGTACAGGCGGTCGTCCTTCATCGCCGGGGCGATGATCTGGAGCCCGACCGGGAGACCGTCCTCCGGGGCCAGGCCGCAGGGCAGCGACATGGCGGAGTTGCCGGCCAGGTTGGTCGGGATGGTGCACAGGTCCGCGAGGTACATGGCCAGCGGGTCGTCCGTGCGCTCGCCGATCGCGAAGGCGGTGGTGGGCGTGGTCGGGGAGACGATCACGTCGACCTGCTCGAAGGCCTTCTCGAAGTCCCGCGTGATGAGCGTGCGGACCTTCTGGGCGGAGCCGTAGTACGCGTCGTAGTAGCCGGAGCTGAGCGCGTACGTACCGAGGATGATGCGGCGCTTGACCTCGTCGCCGAAACCGGCTTCGCGGGTCAGGGCGGTGACGTCCTCGGCGGACTTGGTGCCGTCGTCGCCGACGCGCAGGCCGTAGCGCATGGCGTCGAAGCGGGCCAGGTTCGAGGAGCACTCGGACGGCGCGATCAGGTAGTACGCGGCCATCGCGAGGTCGAAGGACGGGCAGTCCAGCTCCACGATCTCGGCGCCGAGCTCCTTGAGGAGGGCGACGGACTCGTTGAAGCGCTGGACGACGCCGGCCTGGTAGCCCTCGCCGGCGAACTGCTTGACGACACCGACGCGCATGCCGGCGACGGAGCCGTTGCGGGCCGCCTCGACGACCGGCGGGACCGGGGCGTCGATGGACGTGGAGTCCATCGGGTCGTGACCGGCGATGACCTCGTGGAGGAGGGCCGCGTCCAGGACCGTACGGGCGCAGGGACCGCCCTGGTCGAGGGAGGAGGAGAAGGCCACCATGCCGTAGCGGGAGACGCCGCCGTAGGTGGGCTTCACGCCGACGGTGCCGGTGAGGGCGGCGGGCTGGCGGATGGAACCGCCGGTGTCCGTGCCGATGGCCAGCGGCGCCTGGAAGGCGGCCAGCGCGGCCGCGGAGCCGCCGCCGGAGCCGCCGGGGACCCGGGCGAGGTCCCAGGGGTTGCCGGTGGGCCCGTAGGCGCTGTTCTCGGTGGAGGACCCCATGGCGAACTCGTCCATGTTGGTCTTGCCGAGGATGACGACGTCGGCTTCCTTCAGCTTGCGCGTCAGGGTGGCGTCGTACGGCGGGATCCAGCCTTCGAGGATCTTCGAACCGACGGTGGTGGGGATCCCGACGGTGGTGAAGATGTCCTTGAGGGCGAGCGGTACGCCGGCCAGCGGGCCGAGCTTCTCGCCGGCCTCGCGCTTGGCGTCGACGGCGCGCGCCTGGGCGAGCGCGCCCTCGCGGTCGACGTGCAGGAAGGCGTTGACCTTCTCGTCGGTCGCCCCGATACGGGCCAGGTGGGCCTCGGTGACCTCGACGGCCGTGAGCTCGCCGGAGGCGATCTTCTCGGCGGTCTGGGCGGCTGTGAGCTTGATGATGTTGATGTCAGCCATGGTGATTAGTCCTCCCCCAGGATCTGCGGCACCTTGAAACGCTGCTGCTCCTGGGCGGGAGCGCCGGAAAGCGCCTGCTCGGGGGTGAGCGACGGACGGACCTCGTCCGCGCGCATGACGTTCGTCAGCGGCAGCGGGTGGGAGGTCGGCGGGACGTCTTGGTCGGCGACCTCGGAAACGCGGGCGACCGCGCCGATGATGTCGTCGAGCTGTCCAGCGAAGTGGTCGAGCTCTTCGCTCTTCAGCTCCAGACGTGCCAGCCGAGCGAGGTGGGCGACCTCCTCGCGCGTGATGCCAGGCATGCAGCGATCCTCTGGGGGTGGTGAGTGTGTAGGTTTCGGGCCCAATCCTATGGGGCCCGGCCCATGCCCGGCGCCCCGGTTTCCCCCGGGGGCGGTACGAAGCCCCCGCACGGGCCGATTTCCCCTGCCCGCCGGGGCCACCTGCGAGTGTGCCGCTGCGCGGGGCGGAGTCCCCTACCCACCCTTCGCCCGTTCCCTGGGGCTCCGCCCCAGACCCCGCGCCTCAAACGCCGGCGAGGCTGGATCTATCCAGCCCGCCCGGCGTTTGAGGGCACGGGCGCGCAGCGCACGTACGGGTCCGGGCGGAGCCCGGGGAACGGTGGAAGGGCGGGTAGGGGACCTCGCCCCGCAGGGCAGGCGGCAGGTGTCAGGCCGGGGTGGTCAGCTCGGCTCGGGCCGCGGTCAGCGTTTCGGGGAGGGTGGCGTGGACCGTGAGGTCCGGGCGGGAGAGGGACAGCTGCGTGATCACGTCCGCGCGGCGCGGGTAGCCGGGGTCGGCGCCGACGACGAGGCGGCGGCCGGGGGTGGCCGCGGCCGCGCCGAGTTCGTACAGGGTGATCGGCTGGACCGTGAGGGACGCATCGCACGCCGGGAACCAGAACAGCGTCAGGTCCGCCCGCAGCAGGTGCGCGTACTCCCACGCGATCTGGACGTCCGTCTGCGAGGGGTCGGACACGTCGAAGTCCGTCCGCCGCGGGTTGAGCACGACGAAGTCGGCCAGTCCCCGCGCCGCATCCGTCTGCCAGGGCGGGCAGTGCGTGATCCCGCCCGCGAGGAAGACCGACGGCGGATCCCCCGGGGCGGGCCGGTGCACCGCCGGTGCTTCCACGTACCTCACTGGGTCTGCGCCGCCGCGGCCGCCGTCTGCGCCGCCGCCTCCGCGGCCAGCTCGGCCGTGATGTCCGCCGGCCGCCGCCAGCCGCGTTCGCCGCGGGCCAGCAGCCAGGCGGTCGCCTCCTGCGGAGGCATCGCGGCGGCGACCAGCCAGCCCTGGACGGCGTCGCAGCCCAGGTCCCGCAGCCGCTCCCACGTCTCGTCGTCCTCGACGCCCTCCGCGACGACCAGCAGGCCGAGGGAGTGGGCGAGGTCCACCGTGCAGCGGACGATCTCCGCGTCCTGGGCGTCGACCGCGAGCCGCGCCACGAACGACCGGTCGATCTTCAGTTCGCTGACCGGCAGCCGCCGCAGGTGGACGAGGGAGGAGTAGCCCGTACCGAAGTCGTCCAGGGACATCTTCACGCCGTGGCCGGTCAGCCCGGCCATGGTGTCGGCGGCCCGCTGCGGGTCCTCCAGCAGGACGTGTTCCGTTATCTCCAGCTGGAGCCCGCTCGCCGGGACCCCGTGCCGGGCGAGCCGCGCGGCCACGGCGCCCGCGAAGCCGGGGGTGTGGACGTCGCGCGGCGACACGTTGACGGCGACCGGGACCTTGAGGCCCTGGGCCCGCCACCGGGCGACCTGCGCGAGCGCGGTCTCCAGTACGTACTCCGTCAGGTGCGGCATCAGCCCGGAGGTCTCCGCGATCGCGATGAACTCGTCCGGCGGGACCCGCCCGCGTTCCGGGTGCACCCAGCGCACCAGTGCTTCCAGCCCGGCGACCTTGCCGTCGAACCGGACCTTCGGCTGGTAGTGCAGTTCCACCTCGCCCGCGTCCAGCGCCCTGCGCAGGTCGCCCAGCAGGCCGAGCCGGTCGGGGGTGTTGCTGTCGCGCTTGGACTCGTAGACCTCGACTCCGGTCCGGTCCCGCTTCGCCTGGTACATGGCGACGTCGGCGCGGCGCAGCAGTCCCTCCGCGTCCAGCGCGTGGTCGGGGAAGACGGCGAGGCCGGCGCTGGCCTCCAGGACGAGGGTCAGACCGTCCAGGTCGAGGGGGGAGCTGAGTTCGGCGACCAGGTTGCGGGCGACCCGCTGGGCGCTGGTGGTCGAGTCGGTGAAGGGGAGGAGGACCGCGAACTCGTCGCCGCCGAGGCGGGCCGCCTCCGCGTCCTGGGGCAGGGCCTGGCGCAGCCGGTCCGCTATCTGCAGGAGCAGCCGGTCGCCGGCGAGGTGGCCGAGGGTGTCGTTGACCGCCCGGAAGCGGTCGAGGTCGATCAGGACCAGCGCCGCGCGGGTGCCGGTGCGTTCGGCCTGGTCGAGCGCGCTCCAGGCGCGTTCCAGCAGCCACTGCCGGTTCGGCAGCCCGGTGAGCGGGTCGCGCAGCTGCTCCTCGGCGCGGGCCCGGGCGATCCACAGCGTGGAGTCCAGGGCGATCAGCGGTACGGCGAACAGCGGCAGCAGCACCGGCTGCGATTCGGCGACCACGCAGATCAGCGGGGCGATGCCGAGGAGCGCGACGGCGACCAGGGCCTGGCGCAGCAGCGCGGTACGGGCGACCGTGGGCAGTCCCCCGCCGCTCGGGGCGAGGGCGAGCCACAGCAGGACGCGGGTGACGAGCAGGTAGGCGAGGGCGATGAGGATGACCTCGGGGACCGCGTCGAGCTCCCAGCCGGTGGGCCGCCAGGGGTGCTCGACGGAGGGCGACTCCCCGAAGGCGGCGAGGACGAGGGCTCCCGCGCCGATGCCGAGGATGTCGGTGGCTCCGTGCAGCAGGCCCTGGCGCCAGCGGTGCCTGCGGGCGGCGCCGACGAGGGAGACCACGGCGAGGGAGACCAGGCCGGCGGGGACCCATCCGTAGAGGATGAGGACGCCCAGGGTGAGGGCCGCGCCCGATCCGGTGCCGCCCCACCAGCGGTCGCGGCCGAGGGCGACGAGGTGGCCGACGATGATGCCGGTGAGCAGGGCGAGCGCCCAGCCGACCGGGCCTCCGGGGAACAGGGCGTGACGGCTGGTCAGTGCGGTGATGACGCCGACGCCGAGCAGGACGGCGGCGAGACCCACGATGACGAAGGGCAGCGCGGCGTGCCGGCCCGCCCGGCCGTCCGTGCCCACTCCGGTGTCGAGCGCGCGCGATTGCGGTGCCCTGGAGCCCAGGACACCGAGCCGGCCCGTCCGCATGGACGGGAACTCCCCGCCGAAATCTGGTGACGGGTCGGCGCTTTCGGTGGGTTTCATGCCCGTCCCTCTCACAGCCGGCGATGCCGATGCCACGCGATGGCCCCGATGTCATGCCATCACGGCTGGAAGCGCGTCAAGCAGCCGTGCACGACAGGCGCACCCCTCAACAGTAGGACGCGGGAGGCGCCCAGGGGCAGCGGTCGGCGGCGGTTGCCCGAATACGACCCAGCCATCCTCATCAGTACGGTATCCGCCGAACGGGTGAGTTTGGACCAGGACCCCCCGGTCGCCCGTCCGATGATCCGACAGGTCGGGGGCCCGCCACCAGCCTTGTACCGGCCTCGCATGGGCCCGGTACCGGCCGTGCGGCGCCGGGCGCCACCGCCGGGCGCGCCCGGCGCGCGCCCGCTCGTACGGCCGGACGCCACGCATCCGTTCGCCTTCGCTACTCCGCTTCGGCGTTGCCGTCCACCGGGAGCGCGGCCTCGCGCGCGGCGTCGGGGCCCTCGGCGAGCAGGACGGCGAATCCGGCGTCGTCGAGGATGGAGAGCTTCAACTGCACTGCCTTGTCGTACTTCGAGCCGGGGTTGTCGCCGACCACGACGAAGGAGGTCTTCTTCGAGACGGATCCGGTCACCTTGGCGCCGCGGCTCTGCAGGGCCTCCTTCGCGCCGTCCCGCGTGTGGCTCTGCAAAGTCCCGGTGACGACGACGGTCAGCCCCTCCAGCGGACGCGGCCCCTCGTCCTCGCCGGAACCTTCCTCCTCCATCCGCACTCCGGCCGCCCGCCACTTGCGCAGGATCTCCTGGTGCCATTCCTCGGCGAACCATTCCTTCACCGAGGTCGCGATGATCGCGGCGACCCCGTCGGTGGCGGCCAGTTCCTCCTCGGTCGCCTGCTCGATGCGCTCGATGGAGCGGAACTCGCGGGCCAGCGCTTCCGCCGCGACCGGTCCGACGTGCCGGATCGACAGGCCGTTGATGATCCGGGCCAGCGGGCGGTCCTTGGCGGCGGCGATGTTCTCCAGCATCGACAGGGCGTTCTTCTTCGGCTCGCCCTTCTGGTTGGCGAAGACCGTGACGATCTTCTCCTCGCCCGTCTTCGGGTCCCGCTTGGGCAGCCCGCTGTCCGGGTCGAGCACGTACGCCTTGATGGGCAGGAGCTGCTCGATGGTGAGGTCGAAGAGGTCGCCCTCGTCCCGCAGCGGCGGCTCGGCCGGCTCCAGCGGGTGGGTGAGCGCGGCCGCGGCCACCGCGCCGAAGTTCTCGATGTCCAGGCACTGGCGGCCACCAAGGTAGAAGAGCCGCTCGCGCAACTGCGCGGGACAGGTCTGCCCGTTGGGGCAGCGCAGGTCGATGTCCCCCTCCTTCATCGGCCGCAGCGGCGTCCCGCACTCGGGGCACTCGGCGGGCATGACGAACTCCCGCTCGCTGCCGTCCCGGAGGTCCACGACCGGCCCGAGGATCTCGGGGATGACGTCGCCGGCCTTGCGCAGCACGACCGTGTCCCCGATGAGCACGCCCTTGGCCTTGACGACCTCCTGGTTGTGCAGGGTCGCGAACTCGACCTCGGAGCCTGCCACCGTCACCGGCTCCACCTGGGCGTACGGGGTCACGCGCCCGGTGCGGCCCACGCCGACCTTGATGTCGATCAGCTTGGAGTTGACCTCCTCGGGCGCGTACTTCCAGGCGATGGCCCAGCGCGGGGCGCGCGCGGTGGAGCCGAGCCGGCCCTGGAGGGAGATCTCGTCGAGCTTGACGACGACGCCGTCGATCTCATGCTCCACCGAGTGGCGGTTCTCGCCGAAGTAGGCGATGAACTCCCGGACCTCGGCGAGCGTGGAGACCACCTTGTTGTGCCGGGCGGTGGGCAGGCCCCACTCGTGGAGGAGCTCGTAGGCCTGCGACTGGTTCTCGATCTCGAAGCCCTCGCGGGCGCCGATGCCGTGCACGACCATGTGCAGCGGACGGCTCGCGGTGACCTTCGGGTCCTTCTGGCGCAGCGAACCGGCCGCCGCGTTGCGCGGGTTGGCGAAGGGCTTGCCCTCGGCTTCGACGAGCCGGGCGTTGAGCTCCTCGAACTTCTCCATCGGGAAGTAGACCTCGCCGCGGATCTCGACGAGGGCGGGGATCCGGTCGCCCTTGAGCCGGTCGGGGATGTCGGCGATGGTGCGGACGTTGGGCGTGATGTCCTCGCCCGTGCGGCCGTCGCCGCGGGTGGCGGCGCGGGTCAGGCGGCCGTTCTCGTAGGTGAGGTTGACGGCGAGGCCGTCCACCTTCAGCTCGCACAGGTAGTGGTAGTCGGAGGTGCTGGCGTCCCGGGCCACGCGCTCGGCCCAGGCCGCCAGTTCCTCGTCGTCGAAGGCGTTGTCGAGGGAGAGCATCCGCTCGCGGTGCTCCACGGAGGCGAAGTCCGTCTCGTACGCCCCGGCCACCTTCTGGGTGGGCGAATCGGGCGTACGGAGCTCCGGGTACTGCTCCTCCAGTGCTTCCAGCGAGCGCAGCAGCTTGTCGAACTCGGCGTCGCTGACGACCGGCTGGTCGTTCACGTAGTACCGGAAGCGGTGCTCCTCGACCTGCTCGGCGATCAGCGCGTGCTGCTCGCGCAGTTCCGCCGGTACGGCCGATTCGCTGCCCTGCTTCTGTTCGGCTGCCATGCCGTGTCCTCCCGTGACCCGTCTCGATCCATCACTCAGGGTTGTCGGCGAGCGACCTCGCCGCCCTGACGCAGTGCGCCTGAACCGCCCGCGCGTAGGCGGGCGAAGCACCCGCCAGACCGCACGACGGGGTGACCACGACGGACTCCGCCAGAGTCCCCGGGGTCAGCCCCAGCCTGCGCCAGAGCTTCCTGACACCCATGACGCTACCGCCCGGGTCCGACAACGGGCCGTCGGTCCCCGGCACCACTCCGGCGAAGAGTTTGGTACCCGCTTCGACGGCTTCCCCGATGGCGTCATCCTCGCGCTCGGTGAGCAAGGAGAAATCGAACGACACGCCCGAGACCCCGGCGCGTCGCAGCAGGGCGAAGGGCACCTCGGGGGCGCAGGAGTGGACGATGACCTCTCCGTCGTGGACGGCGAACAGCTCGCGCAGGGTCCCCTCGACGACCTGCCGGTCGACGGCGCGGTACGTGCGGTAGCCGCTGGCGGAGCGCACCCGGCCGAGCAGGACCGCGGTGAGCGAGGGCTCGTCGTACTGGAGGGTGATCCGGGCGCCGGGGATGCGCTTCTGCACGTCGGCCAGGTGCTCGCGCACGCCCTCGGCGAGGGAGCCGGCGAGGTCCCGGCAGGCGCCCGGGTCCTGGAGCATGGACTCGCCGCCGTGCATCTCCAGGGAGGCGGCCAGCGTCCACGGGCCGACGGCCTGGACCTTGAGCTTCCCCTCGTACCCCTGGGTGAACTCCTCCAGGGCGTCCAGGTCCTCGCCGAGCCAGGAGCGGGCCCGCTTGCTGTCGCGGCCGGGGCGGTCGCTGATCCGCCAGCCGCTGGGCTCGACGTGCGCGTACATGTCCACGAGCAGCCCGAGGGAGCGGCCGATCATGTCCGAGCCGGGGCCGCGGGCGGGCAGCTCGGCGAGGTACGGGAACTCCTCGAAGGAGCCGGTGACCGTCCTGGCGGCTTCGCGGGCGTCGCCGCCGGGGAGCGAGCCGACCCCGGTGGCTCCGCCGGTGGGGCTCGTGCTCATCGGCCGGGCCTGACGGTGAGGTCGCTGACCACGGCGTCGCGGGGCAGGTCCACGGCCATCACGATGGTGGTCGCGACGGACTCGGCGTCGATCCAGTCGGCGGCGTCGTAGGACTCGCCCTCCTGGGAGCGGACCTTCATCTGCATGGGGGTGGCGGTGCGGCCGGGGTAGACGGAGGTGACGCGGATGCCGTTCTCCTTCTCCTCCGCCCGGAGCGAGTCGGCGAGGGCCTTGAGCCCGTGCTTGGAGGCGGCGTACGCGCTCCAGTCGGCGTGGGCGGCGAGCCCGGCGCCGGAGTTCACGAAGACGACGGTGGCGTGGGAGGCGCGCAGGGTGGGCAGCAGGAGCCGGGTGACCTCGGCGGGGGCGATCAGGTTGACGTTGAGCTGCTGGTGCCAGGTCTTGGGGCGCAGCTCCCCCACCGGGCCGAGGTCCACGATGCCGGCGATGTGCAGGAGCGAGTCGATCCGCTCCGGGATCGCCTGCTTGGAGAAGGCCCACGACAGCCGGTCGGGGTCGGCGAGGTCCCCGACGAGCGCGCTGGACCCGGGGTACCGGTCGGTGAGCTGCCGCGCACGGGCGGCGTCACGGGCAAGAAGGACGAGCTCGTCGCCGCGGGCGTGCAGGCGTGCCGCGACGGCGGCGCCGATGCCGGAGCCGGCGCCGGTGATCAGATGAGTAGCCATGCCGACATGCTCGCACCCCGGCCCGTCCCTCCACCCCCACGGCCTCGAACACCGGAGGGGATGGCGGGTACATCCTGCAGGGCCGATGGCCCGGCCGCGTCAGAGGGCCGAGGCGTGGGCCCGGATGATCGCCTCGCGCGCCTCTGCCGCACGGGTGGCCGCGAGCGGCGGGGCCAGGCCCCGGCCGACCAGGGCCCGGGGAGCGGCGGCGCGGACCGCTGCGCGGACGTCGAGGCGGGCTCCGGCCCCAGCGGGCCAGCGCGGCGGCGCGTACCTCCGCCAGGGCCGCCACCCGGTCCGGCTCCCGCACCTCCAGCACCGGAGCCCGCCGCACGTGCTCCGCCCAGCGGTCCTCCCAGAACTCCACGGTCCATCCCGGCCACCGCTCGCCCACCTCCGCCAGCCACGGCTGCCGGGTGGTGTGCCACCACCCCACGCGCCGCAGCCGCGGGTCCACGTGGACCCCGCCCTCGCAGGCCCCCGAGTACCCCGCGTGCGACGGCTCCCCCGCCAGCCGCTCCAGCAGGGCCGGGCCCTCGTCCACGGGCTGGTCGCCGATCATCCCCAGCACGTGGCAGCGCCCGCCCACCGTGACGACCAGCACCGACGGGTCGGGCTCGGCGAGCTCCGGATCGCCCGGCTCCAGCACCGGGCCGGCGGTCGCCCTGCTTCGGTACGTGCAGGGCTGCGCGCCGACGTACGCGCGCAGGCCGCGCTGGCCGTCGTAGAGCCATCGCACCCGCCAGCCCGGCCAGGCGAGCCGCAGCAGCTCGCATGCCGCCGCCCGGGTGCGCGTGGAGGCGAAGACGCCTTCCCAGGCGAACACCAGCAGGACCTTCGCGTCCACGTCGACCAGGGCGCCCGCTTCGCACGCGTCGTCGTCGTACCAGGAGCCGGTCGCTTCCGCGTGGGCTTCGGCGAACGGGACGAACGCCCGCGGCCCGGCGAGGAGGTCGAGGTCCAGGCCGACCGCGCCGAAGGAGGATTCGTAGCGCCGGCGGCCGATGAGGAAGGTGGCCCGGTCCGACATCGTCAGAGGCCCGCGGCTTCGCGCAGGTTCGCGGCGGTCTTCGAGGCGTCGTAGTCCGTGGGGACGCCGTCGACGAGGACGATGTCGCCCGCGATGTGATCGGCGCGCAGCGGGATCAGGGCCTGGTAGGCCTCCGATGCGTACCAGCCCCGTGCTCGCTCGATGTCGGGGAAGCCGATCAGCACGACCGTGCCGGGCCAGGTGCCCTCCATGACCTCCACCTGGCGGCCGTGGACCAGGAAGCGGCCCTCGAAGGGGTCCATCGTGGACTGGATCTCCTCGATGTAGCGGAGGATGTCCTCGTTCATGGTCTCGGGGCGTATGTGGCCGATGGCGTAGGCGGTCATCTCGGGCCTCTTCTTCCTTGCGGGATCGGCTTGTTGGGACGATCCTGCCCGCCGGTGACCCCGGAAGCGATTACTTGAGAGGTCATCGGCGGGCGAGCCGGCCGGCCCGGGGCGTCAGCCCGCGAGGTAGGCGCGCAGGACGGTCACCTCCGAGGTGTTGCCCGAGCGGTCGGT is a window encoding:
- the gatB gene encoding Asp-tRNA(Asn)/Glu-tRNA(Gln) amidotransferase subunit GatB, with the translated sequence MTVTELLSYEDALASYDPVMGLEVHVELGTKTKMFCGCSTELGAEPNSQTCPVCLGLPGALPVVNEIGIESAIKIGLALNCEIAEWCRFARKNYFYPDMPKNFQTSQYDEPIAFNGFLDVQLEDGEIFRVEIERAHMEEDTGKSLHVGGATGRIHGASHSLLDYNRAGIPLIEIVTKPIEGAGERAPEVAKAYVAELREVIKALGVSEARMDKGQMRCDVNLSLRPTPESEFGTRSETKNVNSLRSVERAARFEIQRHAAVLSSGGSIVQETRHFHEDDGSTTAGRIKDNAEDYRYFPEPDLVPIAPARTWVEELRSGLPEMPRVRRNRLLQEWGVTEHDMQSILNAGAVDSIVATIEAGADSTAARKWWMGELARNANEQGVVVDELPITPVQVARVAALVAAGELNDKLARQVLEGVLAGEGTPDEVVEKRGLKVVSDEGALGAAVDEAIAGNAGIADKIRGGKIAAVGALVGAVMKTTRGQADAARVKELILERLGVSE
- the gatA gene encoding Asp-tRNA(Asn)/Glu-tRNA(Gln) amidotransferase subunit GatA, whose product is MTMADINIIKLTAAQTAEKIASGELTAVEVTEAHLARIGATDEKVNAFLHVDREGALAQARAVDAKREAGEKLGPLAGVPLALKDIFTTVGIPTTVGSKILEGWIPPYDATLTRKLKEADVVILGKTNMDEFAMGSSTENSAYGPTGNPWDLARVPGGSGGGSAAALAAFQAPLAIGTDTGGSIRQPAALTGTVGVKPTYGGVSRYGMVAFSSSLDQGGPCARTVLDAALLHEVIAGHDPMDSTSIDAPVPPVVEAARNGSVAGMRVGVVKQFAGEGYQAGVVQRFNESVALLKELGAEIVELDCPSFDLAMAAYYLIAPSECSSNLARFDAMRYGLRVGDDGTKSAEDVTALTREAGFGDEVKRRIILGTYALSSGYYDAYYGSAQKVRTLITRDFEKAFEQVDVIVSPTTPTTAFAIGERTDDPLAMYLADLCTIPTNLAGNSAMSLPCGLAPEDGLPVGLQIIAPAMKDDRLYKVGAAVEAAFVERWGHPLLEEAPSL
- the gatC gene encoding Asp-tRNA(Asn)/Glu-tRNA(Gln) amidotransferase subunit GatC → MPGITREEVAHLARLARLELKSEELDHFAGQLDDIIGAVARVSEVADQDVPPTSHPLPLTNVMRADEVRPSLTPEQALSGAPAQEQQRFKVPQILGED
- a CDS encoding nucleoside 2-deoxyribosyltransferase domain-containing protein; translated protein: MEAPAVHRPAPGDPPSVFLAGGITHCPPWQTDAARGLADFVVLNPRRTDFDVSDPSQTDVQIAWEYAHLLRADLTLFWFPACDASLTVQPITLYELGAAAATPGRRLVVGADPGYPRRADVITQLSLSRPDLTVHATLPETLTAARAELTTPA
- a CDS encoding bifunctional diguanylate cyclase/phosphodiesterase, coding for MKPTESADPSPDFGGEFPSMRTGRLGVLGSRAPQSRALDTGVGTDGRAGRHAALPFVIVGLAAVLLGVGVITALTSRHALFPGGPVGWALALLTGIIVGHLVALGRDRWWGGTGSGAALTLGVLILYGWVPAGLVSLAVVSLVGAARRHRWRQGLLHGATDILGIGAGALVLAAFGESPSVEHPWRPTGWELDAVPEVILIALAYLLVTRVLLWLALAPSGGGLPTVARTALLRQALVAVALLGIAPLICVVAESQPVLLPLFAVPLIALDSTLWIARARAEEQLRDPLTGLPNRQWLLERAWSALDQAERTGTRAALVLIDLDRFRAVNDTLGHLAGDRLLLQIADRLRQALPQDAEAARLGGDEFAVLLPFTDSTTSAQRVARNLVAELSSPLDLDGLTLVLEASAGLAVFPDHALDAEGLLRRADVAMYQAKRDRTGVEVYESKRDSNTPDRLGLLGDLRRALDAGEVELHYQPKVRFDGKVAGLEALVRWVHPERGRVPPDEFIAIAETSGLMPHLTEYVLETALAQVARWRAQGLKVPVAVNVSPRDVHTPGFAGAVAARLARHGVPASGLQLEITEHVLLEDPQRAADTMAGLTGHGVKMSLDDFGTGYSSLVHLRRLPVSELKIDRSFVARLAVDAQDAEIVRCTVDLAHSLGLLVVAEGVEDDETWERLRDLGCDAVQGWLVAAAMPPQEATAWLLARGERGWRRPADITAELAAEAAAQTAAAAAQTQ